In Hymenobacter volaticus, the genomic window AGCGCGCGTTCCTACGCCGCTTTCGCTTTCTGATTTAGTTGATAATAACGCGCCGCTGCCTGTCACCAGCAGCCAGCCTTCAGCCAGTTCTGTTCCGCAGCCCACCCTGCAGATCACCAACAAAGCAGCCGAGTTGGATCCCGCTGCTGGTGCTGATATGGCCGTGATTGCGGAGGAGGACGAGGATGCCGACGCCATGCCGGCTGTCAACTACGACCCCACGCTGGACCTTTCGCGCTACCAGTACCCAACGCTAGAGCTGCTCAACGACTATGGGCAAGCTAAAGCGCAGGTAACCAAGGAAGAACTGGAAGCCAACAAGGACCGCATTGTCGAGACGCTGGGCCATTACGGTATCAATATCGCCAGCATCAAGGCTACAATTGGCCCTACCGTCACGCTCTACGAAATCGTGCCGGATGCTGGGGTGCGTATCTCGAAAATCAAGAGCTTGGAAGATGATATAGCCTTGAGCTTAGCTGCGTTAGGCATCCGTATCATTGCTCCTATTCCTGGCAAAGGCACTATCGGTATTGAAGTGCCGAACGCCAAAAAGGAAATGGTAAGTATACGGTCGGTGTTCAGCACCGAGAAGTTTGCGCACACCGAAATGGACCTGCCCATTGCGTTCGGGCGCACTATCACCAACGAGGTATTTGTGGTGGATTTGGCCAAAATGCCTCACTTGCTGATGGCTGGTGCCACTGGTCAGGGTAAGTCGGTGGGCTTGAACGTGATTCTGGCGTCGTTGCTTTACAAGCGCCACCCGGCCCAGTTGAAGTTCGTGCTCGTCGATCCGAAGAAGGTGGAACTGAGCATCTTCAACAAGATTGAGCGCCACTTCTTGGCCAAACTACCCGACACTGATGAAGCCATCATCACCGACACTAAAAAGGTGGTGAACACGCTGAACTCGTTGTGCATGGAAATGGACCGGCGCTATGATTTGCTGAAAGATGCTGGCTGCCGCAACCTGAAAGAGTACAACCGCAAGTTCATTGAGCGGCGCCTCAACCCCAAGAAAGGGCACCGGTACCTGCCGTTCATCGTGCTAGTAATCGACGAGCTTGCCGACTTGATGATGACGGCCGGCAAGGAAGTGGAAACCCCGATTGCGCGCCTCGCTCAGCTGGCTCGTGCTATTGGTATTCACCTGATTGTGGCTACTCAGCGGCCTTCGGTCAACGTTATCACGGGTATCATCAAAGCCAACTTTCCGTGCCGGATTTCCTTTAAAGTGACTTCGAAGATTGACTCGCGCACCATCCTCGATGCTGGTGGTGCTGACCAACTCGTTGGCCAAGGCGACATGCTCATTTCGCAAGGTTCCGACATTATTCGGGTGCAGTGCGCCTTCATCGACACGCCCGAAGTGGACCGCCTGTGTGATTTTGTGGGCGAACAGCAAGGCTACCCTGATGCTTACATGCTACCCGAAGTAGTAGGCGAGTCGGGTGGGGGCAACGGCGACCTCGAAGACATGGACCCCAGCCAGCGCGACTCGATGTTTGAGGAGGCAGCTCGCGTCATTGTCACGCACCAGCAGGGCAGCACCTCGCTGCTCCAGCGCCGCTTGAAACTCGGTTACAACCGCGCTGGCCGCCTCATCGACCAGCTAGAACAGGCCGGTGTGGTAGGACCATTTGAAGGCAGCAAAGCACGCGAAGTCTTAATTCCGGACGAATATAGTTTGGAACAGTTGTTGAATACGTTGCCTAAATAGTAAGTGAGACGTGATACGGGGCACAAAAAGGATCATTTTAAAGTTCTTTTTGTTAAGTCTTAAACAAAGCTCGGTTTCGTACGTCTTGTACTTACTTCTACTGAACCACCTTTTTGTAATGAAAAAATTCTTCGCCCTGTTTGCTCTTTCGGTTTCGCTATGCTCAACCGCTACGGCGCAGCAGGACCCCAAAGCTGGTAAGATTCTGGACCAGATGAGTGCCAAGTATCAGGCTATGAAAGCTTACAAAGCCTCTTTCACTCAAACGCTGGAAAACGACGCGGCTAAAGTAAAAGAGAACATGAGCGGCGACATTACCGTGAGCGGCCAGAAGTTCCGGTTGAAGATGAGTGGCCAAGAAGTTATCAACGACGGCAAAACCATGTATACCTACATGAAAGCCGAGAACGAGGTTAACATCTCTGATTATGAGTCGGATGAGCAGGAAATTTCACCCGCTCAGATCTATTCGCTCTACAAGAAAGGCTATAAGTATTCGTACGTACAGGAGGCTAAAGAAGGCGGCGAGGTAGTGGACATCATCGAACTCGCCCCAGAAGACCGGAGCAACCCTGTGTTTAAGGTTCGTATGAAAGTGAGCAAGGTTGACAAGTCGGTAAGAAGCTGGCAGATGTTCAAAAAGAACGGCAACCGCTACACCGTCAAAATCAACAAGTTCACGCCTAATGTGCCTGTAGACGCTACCACGTTTGCCTTCGACAAGACTAAGTACAAAGGCGTGAAAGTTATTGACCTGCGTTAGGTTTAGCAATCTGCCGATCTGTCCGGCCCGCTTCCGCTTTGTGCGGAGGCGGGCCGGTTTAGTTTGTTGGGCCCTGTAAGGAATAGAATTCACGTAAAACAGAAAGAGCCTTTTTCGATTTCACTGGATGCAGACGACAATAGTTATATTTCGTGCTTCTATATCCTATTTCTTTATGCAAGAAGATTTTCTCCATTACGTTTGGCAACACCAATACTTCGATAAAATAGATCTACGCACTACCGACGGTCAACTCGTCACCGTTTTAAAACCCGGATACCGCAACGCCGATGCTGGCCCTGATTTCCTTACTGCTCGCCTGCAACTTGACGATGTAGAATGGAACGGGGCCGTTGAAATCCATCTGAAAGCCTCAGATTGGCACCGCCACCAGCACCAAACCGACCCTAAATACGATCAAGTAGTGTTGCACGTAGTCCTTGAAGCCGACCAGCCGGTACAACGTCTCGATGGCAGTATAGTGCCCGCCTTGGCTTTGGCATCGCGCATTGCACCTGATTTACTGCGAGCTTATCACAATTTGCTGGAGGAGCCGACATCCGCTTTGCCTTGCGCTCCGCAACTACAAATGGTGCCCGAAATCACCCGCACTAGCATGGTAGAACGAGCCTTGCTGGAGCGAGTAGAGCTCAAAGCCTCGGTAGTGTCCGATTTGCATCAGCGCCTCACCAATGATTGGGAGGCTACTGCTTACCATACGCTGGCTACTGCCTTTGGCTTTCAAAAAAACAGTGAGCCACTGGCGCGGCTTGCCAAGGCATTGCCGCTGGCCGTCATACGCCGCCACCGTCATGATCTTCTGCAATTGGAAGCACTGGTATTTGGGCAAGCGGGGTTCCTAGAGGAAGCCGGGGCATCCGTAGAGGATGAGTACACAGCCGCTTTGCGTCGGGAGTTCAATTTTTTACGTCACAAATACAGCTTGCACGGCACTGCTTTGGCCGCGCACGAGTGGAACTTTTTGCGGCTGCGCCCCGCAAATTTCCCGACGGTCCGTTTAGCTCAATTAGCAGCCGTGCTACACGTCCGTCCGGCTTTGTTTGATGCTATGCTAACTGCTGCTGATTTGCCTACGCTTACAAAATTCTTTCAGGTACCAACCTCTACGTATTGGCGTGAGCATTACCGTCCGGGCGTAGCAGGCAAAGTGCCAGGATTCGGCAAAAGCAGCATTCATTTGCTGATTACTAATGTGGTGGTGCCACTACGGGTAGCGTATGCCCGCCACACAGGCCAAGCGGAGCTAGTGGAAAGTGCAGTAGCATTGCTTAGCTTGCTGCCTGCTGAGCACAATCATATCACCGATGATTATGCGGCCTTAGGTTTCCAGCACCGCAGTTCGGCCGATTCGCAAGGGCTACTGGCGCTGCACCGGGCTTATTGTACTCCTCGCCGGTGCCTGCACTGCGCAGTCGGTAGCCGAATCATGCAACGTAACCTAGTTACCCGTTGAAGCTCATCGTTGCCATTTCGCTTAACGCAGCCCTGGCTGTTTTGTTTTGGCGCTGGCTCCGCATTCAACTGCGTGAGCCAAAATTGGGGCGCTGGTTGCTGCCCGTACTGGCCTTAAAGCTGCTGGCTTGGGTGGCGGCTTGTTGGAAGCCTAGTTCTGATGCGCAGCACATGCATCAGTTTTCAACAACCATGACCTTGCAGCTTTGGGAAAGGCCAGGAGCCTGGCTACAAGCTATGCTCGGCAACGAGTTTCACTACAACAAAGAGCTGTATCTCATCTACCACGGTTATTCCAATACCTTTTTCACAGCCAAAATCCTGTCGATCCTCAACCTGGCTAGCTATAGTAGCAGTTGGTGGAATGGGCTGTACTTGTCGGTATTTTGCTTTGTAGCCTGCTGGACTTTGGTTCAGACACTAGCTCATACGTTTCCGCAAACCCCTGCTGGTGCCGCGTTGATTGGTTTTTTGGTGTGGCCGACGGTTGTTTACTGGTCGGCGGGTATTACGAAGGAAAGTTTGGTAGTGGGGAGTGCCGCAGGGCTGGTAGCTGTGGTAATAAGCTGGCTTTATGGCAAGACGCGCTTTTCCGTTTCAAATGTTTTAGCCTTAGTGCTGTTGGCTTTTCTTCAGTTCAAGATGCGCTACTTCTTTGCCGCTCTGCTTTTTAGTGCGTTAGGAGGACTTACGGTAGTGCGCATGATACAGCAACTGGGGACAGCACGCCAGCGGTGGGTGGTTGTTGTAATCTTCTTTGCCACGATTAATGTTGGAGCCTGGATTGGGAGCGAGGTAGTTTTAGTTTTCCGGCCGAACCGCATTACGCTTCAGCTTCTGCGCAACTACAACGAGTTAGGTAAGCAGTCTAGAGAGCGCCCACGCATTACGTTCAAAGACTTCACCCCAAATATTGAAAGTGTGGTGCAAAATGCGCCGCAAGCAACATGGGAGACAATAAGTCGGCCCTGGTTCTGGGAGGGGAGTACAATGTATAAGGTGGCCGGTGTTGAAAACCTGCTGTTGCTTGGTATTCTAGCAATAGCTTTGCTGGCCTTGTTGCGGGGGCGAGCCGGTAAACTGCCTTTTGCACTAGTGGTGGCTATGCTGTTCTACTGCATTGCGTTGGCGGCTTTGATTGGGTTAAGCACGCCCAACCTAGGCACAATGAACCGCTATCGGGTCGCGCTGCTGCCCTTTGTGCTGTGGTTGGCGTTGCAAAACGAGTATGCGGCGCGGGTGCTTCGCCGCATTGGGTTGTAGCCTTCTGTTTATTCGTTTCCAAAGGTTGCTAATCGGTGAAGTCCAAGCGTGGCTGGCTGCGGGGAGTGGCGTATCTTTGTGGTTTGAATCTGGTCGGCGCTCTGTCGGCTCTTTCTCGCTACGTATGGAAAACCCCGTTATCATTCTTGGAGCCCAAACTGTGGGTATTGCTGCCCTCGACGCTTTTCTTTCCAACGACGTCGTGGTATACTGCCTTCTCGACGACGACACCAAGCTCCAGAATACCGAAGTATTCGACGTGCCCGTGATGGGCAACACCGACGATAAGGAATTGCTCAAGCTGTTGGGCAAGAAGTGCGAAGTTTTTGTGGCTACCGAGGACACGGCTAGTCGGCGCAGCCTTACCGCAATGCTCCACGACGAGTACGAAGTGGTGCCCGTTAACGCTATTCACCAGCGCGCTAGCGTATCGCCGCACGCATGGCTAGGTCACGGTAACCAAGTGGGGGCCAATGCCGTGGTAGCCGGTACTGCCAAGATTGGCAATGGTTGCCTGATTGGAGCCAATGCCGTAGTCGATGCCAAAGCCGAGTTAGGCGACTATTCGCAGCTCAGCGCGGGCGCTATTCTCAATGCTGGCGTGGTGGTCGGCGAGCAGGTCTTTATCGGTGCTGGCGTGGTGGTCGTGGCCGGCGTCAAAATTGGCAATAAGGCCCGCGTGGGGGCTGGCTCCGTGGTAGTAGCTGATATACCAGCTAACCAAACGGTATTTGGCAATCCGGCTGTTAAGGTTTAGTGTTCAGAAAATAGAATTGAGAGTGTAGAACCTAGAAGCGCTGTTGCATTGTCTAGGTCCAGAGCTCTTAACGTCTTACTTCTATATAAATGGATTACCGCGTTTTACTTTATTACTGCTACACGCCTATTGAAGATGTCGAGGCGTTCCGGGAAGAGCATCACCGGCTTTGTCTGCGGCTCAACCTCCGTGGGCGTATCATTGTGGCGCCCGAAGGGCTAAATGGTACCGTTTCGGGACTAGTAGCGGATTGCGACGAATATATGCGCTTGGTGAAAGCCGATCTGCGGTTTGACGCTTTGGAGTTCAAGGTAGAGGAGGCAGAAGCCCATACATTCCAGAAGCTGCACGTGCGCGTGAAGCCGGAGATTGTGCACGTAGGATTGCCGCACATCAAGCCCTACGAGCGCACCGGCGTTCATCTCTCGCCCGAGGAATTTCGCGATATGAAAGACCAGGACGACGTGGTGATTTTGGACGTGCGCTCCGACTACGAGTACGAGCTAGGCCGTTTCAAAAACGCCGTGACGCTCGACATCGAAAACTTCCGCGAGTTTCCGGACCGGCTAGAGCGGCTAGAGCAGTACAAGGACAAGAAGATCCTGACGTACTGCACGGGCGGTATCAAGTGTGAAAAGGCGAGTGCCTATTTGCTGGAACAAGGCTTTGAAAACGTGTACCAGTTGCACGGCGGCATCATCAAATACGGTTTAGAAGCGGGCGGTGAGGACTTTGAAGGCAAGTGCTACGTCTTCGATGGGCGGGTAGCAGTGGATGTCAACCACGTCAACCCCACCATTATCAGCCAGTGCCACCATTGCCATACGCCGTCCGACCGGATGGTAAACTGCGCTAACCCGCACTGCAACGCCCATGTGCCCCTCTGCGAAGCCTGTGGTGCTCAGCTGCAAGGCGCTTGCTCGCCTGCCTGCCAAGAGCACCCCGACAAGCGGCCTTATGATGGTACGGGTACCTACCCCAAAATCAGCAACCACTATCGTCCCGAGCAAGGACTGATTTCCTACCGCGCACCCGCGCGGTAGGTTTTAGATTGCCGTTGCTCTTTTTCGCTTATTACCGTTAAAGGGGCACATTATTCATCTGCAAGCCTACAAGTGCTTGCCGTGTTGACAACTAACGAACAACGACATGCCCATTCCTGAATCCGAGCTGATTTTCAATAAAGACGGCAGCATCTACCATCTCAATCTGCAGCCCGACCACATTTCCGACACCATTATCACGGTTGGTGATCCGGAGCGGGTACCGTTGGTGAGTGAGCATTTCGACTCCATCGAAACCCGGATGCACAAGCGCGAATTCGTGACGCACGTTGGGTATTACAAGGGCAAGCGCCTTACCGTAATTAGCACGGGTATGGGCACCGACAACATTGATATTCTACTAAATGAATTAGATGCCTTGGTCAATATTGACTTTGTGAGTCGCGAAGTGCGGGCCCACGAAGAACATATTGCCTTGCGCATTATTCGGGTTGGAACAAGTGGCTCGTTGCAGGCCGACATTCCGGTCGGCTCCCATTTGGTTACGGAGCACGCCGTAGGGCTCGATTCCTTGATGCAGTTTTACCCCTTGGTAGAAACCGGGCTTGAGATAGAAGTTGCAACCGGTGTCCAACAAGCCCTGGCTCTCGATTACCGTCCTTACTGCGTCCGCGGCGCCGACTTGCTGCGCGAGCAGATAGGGGCAGGTATGATAGTAGGCAACACCCTTACTTGCCCTGGTTTCTACGGCCCCCAAGGCCGCGTATTGCGCCTCGACCTGCGCCGCCCCGACCTAATCGAGCAGTTCCAGAATTTTCGCTACCAAAGTGCAGAAGGCGAATTCCGCCTCACCAACTTCGAGATGGAAACTGCTGGCTATTATGCCCTAGGTCGCTTGCTTGGCCATGAAGTAGTGTCATTGAACGCCATTGTAGCTAATCGCGCCACCGGCGAGTTTGCCACGAATTCTGATGCTGTAATGCATGACTTGATTACCAAAACCCTTGAGCGGGTATAGAGCAAGACTCTCAGACTAGATGGAGCGTAGCCTAAAAAGGATTTTCTACTTCCTACATAAGAAAAGCCACTCTAAGTAGAGTGGCTTTTCTTATGTAGGAAGTAGAAAATCCATTGATGGTAACCTGCTACGTCAATTCTGCCAAAAAAGCCATAGTATCTACGCCATCTGCATAATCTGCTACGCCAGGGCTCTGCGCTTGTCCGAATGCTATGCTACCGGCCCACTGCCCATTGCCCGAAACCAGACATTGCGTTTGAGCAGCAACGTCTGTTAGCTGATCGACCAAGTCGATTTCGTGGGC contains:
- a CDS encoding FtsK/SpoIIIE family DNA translocase, producing the protein MAKNTYKQDQSSPASRSNEPRPPRATTPRPVAAEATAPRENRRASETKAAPKPPRQPLKLPSFNLGGMFGFVRDRRFQLFLGFFFLLGSLYLTIAFLSFLFTGHADQSVVAGLDRTTTKEAGQETGNWFGLLGAMIAQVFIYKGFGVAAFALIPIVFFLGYKIVFRRAEVSVSYVLALCLFLMGWLSILLGYVVLTMQAPDADPTLGHRLDFLSGGIGYEVALWLDSLIGWGTVLLLAFLLISFVVFFFNVTSLTLPRFGTDAEEDEETTENQGVANQARPAGNYGATTPVGVKEEEERDLGMTVRSLRPTPPAAVARPAAVYEPEEDNEPDAPIVTSGSIASPAFSVAPSAGTGALAGATVAAASSALPLTVAPAASAALNVASAAATVASGGATAPAKGPSFSIESAIDPEPVVAKPARVPTPLSLSDLVDNNAPLPVTSSQPSASSVPQPTLQITNKAAELDPAAGADMAVIAEEDEDADAMPAVNYDPTLDLSRYQYPTLELLNDYGQAKAQVTKEELEANKDRIVETLGHYGINIASIKATIGPTVTLYEIVPDAGVRISKIKSLEDDIALSLAALGIRIIAPIPGKGTIGIEVPNAKKEMVSIRSVFSTEKFAHTEMDLPIAFGRTITNEVFVVDLAKMPHLLMAGATGQGKSVGLNVILASLLYKRHPAQLKFVLVDPKKVELSIFNKIERHFLAKLPDTDEAIITDTKKVVNTLNSLCMEMDRRYDLLKDAGCRNLKEYNRKFIERRLNPKKGHRYLPFIVLVIDELADLMMTAGKEVETPIARLAQLARAIGIHLIVATQRPSVNVITGIIKANFPCRISFKVTSKIDSRTILDAGGADQLVGQGDMLISQGSDIIRVQCAFIDTPEVDRLCDFVGEQQGYPDAYMLPEVVGESGGGNGDLEDMDPSQRDSMFEEAARVIVTHQQGSTSLLQRRLKLGYNRAGRLIDQLEQAGVVGPFEGSKAREVLIPDEYSLEQLLNTLPK
- a CDS encoding DUF2851 family protein, encoding MQEDFLHYVWQHQYFDKIDLRTTDGQLVTVLKPGYRNADAGPDFLTARLQLDDVEWNGAVEIHLKASDWHRHQHQTDPKYDQVVLHVVLEADQPVQRLDGSIVPALALASRIAPDLLRAYHNLLEEPTSALPCAPQLQMVPEITRTSMVERALLERVELKASVVSDLHQRLTNDWEATAYHTLATAFGFQKNSEPLARLAKALPLAVIRRHRHDLLQLEALVFGQAGFLEEAGASVEDEYTAALRREFNFLRHKYSLHGTALAAHEWNFLRLRPANFPTVRLAQLAAVLHVRPALFDAMLTAADLPTLTKFFQVPTSTYWREHYRPGVAGKVPGFGKSSIHLLITNVVVPLRVAYARHTGQAELVESAVALLSLLPAEHNHITDDYAALGFQHRSSADSQGLLALHRAYCTPRRCLHCAVGSRIMQRNLVTR
- a CDS encoding LolA family protein yields the protein MKKFFALFALSVSLCSTATAQQDPKAGKILDQMSAKYQAMKAYKASFTQTLENDAAKVKENMSGDITVSGQKFRLKMSGQEVINDGKTMYTYMKAENEVNISDYESDEQEISPAQIYSLYKKGYKYSYVQEAKEGGEVVDIIELAPEDRSNPVFKVRMKVSKVDKSVRSWQMFKKNGNRYTVKINKFTPNVPVDATTFAFDKTKYKGVKVIDLR
- a CDS encoding NeuD/PglB/VioB family sugar acetyltransferase, whose translation is MENPVIILGAQTVGIAALDAFLSNDVVVYCLLDDDTKLQNTEVFDVPVMGNTDDKELLKLLGKKCEVFVATEDTASRRSLTAMLHDEYEVVPVNAIHQRASVSPHAWLGHGNQVGANAVVAGTAKIGNGCLIGANAVVDAKAELGDYSQLSAGAILNAGVVVGEQVFIGAGVVVVAGVKIGNKARVGAGSVVVADIPANQTVFGNPAVKV
- the trhO gene encoding oxygen-dependent tRNA uridine(34) hydroxylase TrhO, whose product is MDYRVLLYYCYTPIEDVEAFREEHHRLCLRLNLRGRIIVAPEGLNGTVSGLVADCDEYMRLVKADLRFDALEFKVEEAEAHTFQKLHVRVKPEIVHVGLPHIKPYERTGVHLSPEEFRDMKDQDDVVILDVRSDYEYELGRFKNAVTLDIENFREFPDRLERLEQYKDKKILTYCTGGIKCEKASAYLLEQGFENVYQLHGGIIKYGLEAGGEDFEGKCYVFDGRVAVDVNHVNPTIISQCHHCHTPSDRMVNCANPHCNAHVPLCEACGAQLQGACSPACQEHPDKRPYDGTGTYPKISNHYRPEQGLISYRAPAR
- a CDS encoding nucleoside phosphorylase gives rise to the protein MPIPESELIFNKDGSIYHLNLQPDHISDTIITVGDPERVPLVSEHFDSIETRMHKREFVTHVGYYKGKRLTVISTGMGTDNIDILLNELDALVNIDFVSREVRAHEEHIALRIIRVGTSGSLQADIPVGSHLVTEHAVGLDSLMQFYPLVETGLEIEVATGVQQALALDYRPYCVRGADLLREQIGAGMIVGNTLTCPGFYGPQGRVLRLDLRRPDLIEQFQNFRYQSAEGEFRLTNFEMETAGYYALGRLLGHEVVSLNAIVANRATGEFATNSDAVMHDLITKTLERV